In the genome of Andrena cerasifolii isolate SP2316 chromosome 5, iyAndCera1_principal, whole genome shotgun sequence, one region contains:
- the LOC143369307 gene encoding high affinity copper uptake protein 1, whose product MHMSFYIGETALVLFDEWRVTDAQGIGWSMLGIVLLTSIYEGLKNYDDHLSIYTARFWKNKAQQSRTALLFSKVHILQTIVHVIRLIIGYFLMLIFMTYNAWLCIAVAIGAFLGYWLFAWEKSRGDEDECCF is encoded by the exons ATGCAT ATGTCCTTTTACATCGGTGAAACCGCGCTTGTTTTGTTCGACGAATGGCGTGTGACAGATGCCCAGGGAATTGGATGGTCAATGCTTGGAATTGTTCTTTTAACATCTATATATGAAGGGTTAAAAAATTACGA CGACCATCTTTCCATTTATACTGCGCGTTTTTGGAAAAATAAAGCGCAACAATCGAGAAC GGCGCTACTGTTTTCTAAAGTGCATATCCTTCAAACAATTGTTCACGTCATTCGGTTGATTATAGGATATTTCcttatgttaatttttatgaCGTACAACGCTTGGCTTTGTATCGCGGTCGCAATCGGTGCATTTCTCGGTTATTGGCTATTTGCCTGGGAGAAGTCTAGGGGTGACGAGGACGAGTGCTGCTTCTAA